The following proteins are co-located in the Dromiciops gliroides isolate mDroGli1 chromosome 2, mDroGli1.pri, whole genome shotgun sequence genome:
- the C2H2orf74 gene encoding uncharacterized protein C2orf74 homolog — translation MPKIISVLQCVDGNIPVKPVILVQRQDSKHSLVMPLENAETREEKRKIMEFHIPKWSDGAPEKENCKMSEEEHLISNPFSTENNRRPKREVTFSQEVIVVDLGEENNDEPQCYTREHKDKK, via the exons ATGCCAAAG ATCATCTCAGTACTGCAGTGTGTAGATGGTAACATTCCTGTGAAACCTGTCATTCTGGTGCAAAGACAGGACAGTAAACATTCATTGGTTATGCCACTGGAAAATGCAGAaaccagagaggaaaagaggaagattaTGGAGTTCCATATACCCAAGTGGTCGGATGGTGCTCCTGAGAAAGAG AATTGCAAGATGTCAGAAGAAGAACACTTGATCTCTAACCCCTTTTCAACTGAGAACAACAGAAGACCAAAAAGAGAAGTAACATTTTCTCAAGAGGTCATAGTTGTGGATCTTGGGGAAGAAAACAATGACGAACCTCAGTGTTACACCAGAgaacataaagataaaaaatga